In a single window of the Thiohalophilus sp. genome:
- a CDS encoding ABC transporter substrate-binding protein has protein sequence MVWLRAIRERQPAGGGISRSRGRALALLLLPAVLSTGGCDGLWNNPYPDSEADANILYASFSERPKHLDPVQSYSSNEYQFLGQIYEPPLQYHYLKRPYELEPLTAAQMPRVTYLDTQDNVLPEDASPAEIAYSVYEITIKPGIEYQPHPAFATDKAGKPLYRDLGREDLAEIDVLGDFAQTATRELTAGDYVYQIKRLAHPRVHSPIFGVMKEYIVGLGDYADMLREAYREQAAAQEEPFYFDLNDYPLEGVQQVDRYTYRIKVKGKYPQLRYWLAMPFFAPMPHEAVEFYSQPGMKERNLSLDWYPVGTGAYYLTINDPNRKMVLERNPHFHEQYYPTEGEAGDREQGLLEDAGKRLPFIDKVVFSLEKESIPYWSKFLQGYYDASSVINESFDQAIQFTAGGEARLTPEMRDKGIELLTEAQASTIYIGFNMLDSLVGGDSRRARLLRRAISIAVDMEEYISIFLNGRGIAAQSPLPPGIFGHKSGREGVNPYVYEWRQGRAQRRSIDEAKALLAEAGYPNGVEKETGKPLLINFDITGGGPEDKARFDWLRKQLKKIDVQLIIRNTDYNRFQEKMRKGNAQLFMWGWNADYPDPENFMFLLHGPNGKAKHNGENAANYDNPEFNRLFNQMRNMQNSPKRAAIIENMLEIARRDAPWIWGFHPKQFLLHHAWYQNVKPNLMAHNTMMYKRIDPQLRQQRRQQWNQPVVWPVVLLAMILLISLIPAIIAYRRRELASGREAN, from the coding sequence CTCCTTCAGCGAACGACCCAAGCATCTGGATCCGGTACAGTCCTACAGCTCCAACGAGTATCAGTTTCTCGGCCAGATATACGAACCGCCCCTGCAATATCACTATTTGAAACGCCCTTATGAGCTGGAGCCGTTGACGGCCGCGCAGATGCCGAGGGTGACTTATCTGGATACACAGGACAATGTCCTGCCGGAGGATGCCTCACCGGCGGAGATTGCATACAGCGTCTATGAAATCACCATCAAACCGGGTATTGAATACCAACCCCATCCGGCCTTTGCCACTGATAAAGCAGGGAAGCCCCTGTATCGGGATCTTGGGCGTGAGGATCTGGCGGAGATCGATGTGCTGGGGGATTTTGCGCAGACCGCCACTCGCGAGTTGACCGCCGGGGACTATGTTTATCAGATAAAACGCCTGGCTCACCCGCGAGTACACTCACCGATATTCGGCGTGATGAAAGAGTATATTGTCGGTCTGGGGGACTATGCCGATATGCTGAGGGAAGCCTATCGCGAGCAGGCAGCGGCGCAAGAGGAACCATTTTATTTTGATCTCAATGATTATCCGTTGGAAGGCGTGCAGCAGGTCGATCGCTATACTTACCGGATCAAGGTAAAAGGCAAATATCCGCAACTGCGTTACTGGCTGGCGATGCCGTTTTTTGCTCCAATGCCGCATGAGGCAGTGGAATTTTATTCCCAACCGGGGATGAAGGAGCGCAATCTTTCCCTGGATTGGTATCCGGTCGGCACCGGGGCCTATTATCTGACCATCAACGATCCCAACCGCAAGATGGTGCTGGAGCGCAATCCCCATTTTCATGAACAGTACTATCCGACAGAAGGTGAGGCAGGCGATCGGGAGCAGGGCTTGCTGGAGGATGCCGGCAAACGGCTGCCATTTATCGACAAGGTGGTATTCAGTCTGGAAAAGGAGAGTATTCCCTACTGGAGCAAGTTTCTGCAGGGCTACTATGATGCTTCCAGTGTGATCAACGAGAGTTTTGATCAGGCAATTCAGTTCACCGCCGGCGGCGAAGCCCGCCTGACTCCGGAGATGCGTGACAAGGGTATCGAACTGTTGACCGAGGCCCAGGCATCTACCATTTACATCGGCTTTAATATGCTGGATTCACTGGTCGGCGGGGATTCGCGCCGGGCACGGCTGCTGCGCCGGGCCATCTCCATTGCGGTTGATATGGAAGAGTATATTTCGATCTTTCTCAACGGCCGGGGCATCGCGGCTCAAAGTCCGCTTCCCCCGGGAATATTCGGCCACAAGTCCGGTCGTGAGGGGGTCAATCCCTATGTTTATGAATGGCGACAGGGTCGGGCGCAGCGTCGATCAATTGACGAAGCCAAAGCGCTGTTGGCCGAAGCCGGCTACCCGAACGGGGTTGAAAAGGAGACAGGTAAACCCTTGCTGATTAATTTCGATATCACCGGGGGAGGTCCTGAAGACAAAGCCCGGTTTGATTGGTTACGCAAGCAGCTCAAGAAAATCGATGTTCAGCTGATTATTCGCAACACAGATTACAACCGTTTTCAGGAGAAGATGCGCAAGGGCAATGCACAGTTGTTCATGTGGGGCTGGAATGCGGATTACCCCGATCCGGAAAACTTCATGTTTTTGTTACATGGCCCCAATGGCAAGGCGAAGCACAACGGCGAAAACGCCGCCAATTACGATAATCCCGAATTCAACCGTCTGTTTAATCAGATGCGGAACATGCAAAACAGTCCAAAGCGGGCTGCGATTATCGAAAACATGCTCGAGATCGCCCGGCGCGATGCACCCTGGATATGGGGCTTTCATCCCAAGCAGTTTTTGCTGCATCACGCCTGGTATCAGAACGTCAAGCCCAACCTGATGGCGCACAACACCATGATGTACAAGCGCATAGATCCACAATTGCGCCAGCAACGGCGTCAGCAGTGGAACCAGCCTGTGGTCTGGCCGGTGGTGTTGCTTGCCATGATACTGCTGATTAGCCTGATACCCGCCATCATCGCCTATCGTCGTCGCGAGCTGGCCAGCGGACGGGAGGCGAATTAG